CATATGCAACGTGTGCAGCAGCTGTGTTACCGTCCATTGACTGTTTAGCTCTAGACATTAGATTTTCCTCCTTAAATTAAATAAAAAAATATTCTTTTGTCTTGTCGACTTAACTCTAATTTTAGCATTTTATTTCTCGATTGTAAAGGTTTCACACTGTACGAAAACAAGTGCAATTTCAATTATGTGTAACAATTTTCACAGTATTTTACGCATAGATATATTTCTGTTCAAATTCCCTTGCCGTTAACGGTCTGTCAAACAGATATCCCTGCCCATACGTGAAATCACAATTGGTCAAAAATTCTAACTGCTGCTGGTTCTCGATTCCTTCAAAAATAATTTCCTCTTTGGCATATTTGATGAAATGTCCCATGTGAACCACGAAATCACGCTGGCTCTCTAAATCAGCGCGGTCAATAAAGCTCTTATCGATTTTGACCACATCCGCCGGAATCTCAAGCAGCACACTAAGAGAGGAATATCCGGTGCCAAAATCATCAATTGCCACACGAAAGCCGATATCTTTTAATTCTCTCAGACAGGCTTTAAGGCTTTCCACATTGTCGACCAAAATGCTCTCTGTCACTTCTAATTCCACATATTTTGGTTCAATGTCATATTTTCTTATCATGCTTGTCACACGTTCTACGAATTTATTACAATCCCCGCAGAAATGTTTCCCGGAAAAGTTTGTCGAAATCGTAAACAGCTCTCTTCCGCTGTCTTTCCACTTTCTCATATAAATCAAAAGCTGTTCGTAAATATAAAAATCCAGATCCGTGATATAGCCAAACTTCTCCAGGGTAGGAATAAAGCGGATTGGAGGAACCAGTGTTCCATCCGGCTTTCTCCACCTTGCAAGCGCTTCTGCACCGCTTACATGATTCTTTTTCAAATCGAATTTTGGCTGTAAGAACATCTCAAACTCATGATTCTCAAGTGCATCGTAAAACTGGCTGGAAACCTGAAGCTCCTCGTCCCTGTTTTGTCTCATCACCGGTTCATAGACAAGTCCATTTTTCTTATTTTTCTCTTTCGACTGCTTTCTCGCAAGATTTGCATTCTCAATTGCTGTCTCAAGATCCACCAGAATATTTCGGATAAAGTAAATTCCTGTCGCAATGCTCATGCCGCTTGCCGGATAACACTCATTCTGATAATCCTCAAACTTTCTGTTTGCAGCATAAATGTCGGAGATAATCTCGTCCGTATTATCTCCCTCCATCAGAACTGCAAAATAATCAGAATACATCCTGCAGGATGTGACAACACCTTCACTGTTTGACACAATCTGACCAAACTCACATAAAATGCTGTCTCCCACTTCCTGCCCGAAGTTCTCATTGGCATAAGAAAAGTTATTAATATCACACATAATAAGCGCATACGACTTCTTCGGATTGCTTTCTAAAAGCTCCTGTCTGACTTTTCTTCGGAATGCTTCCATATTATAAAGTCCTGTCAGCTTGTCACGGTTCTGTAAATGTTTGATTTCCTTCTGATCTTCCTTAATTTTGTTGCGCAGGGTAACAAAAACAGAGATTACTCTTGTCAATTCCTGAAGCGTCGATATCTCAACCGGCGTCCAGTCCTGTTTTTCCATCTTAGAACCAAAATGGACACATCCGATTCGTTTTCCGGAAAATTCGAACTTGCAGCCGGTAATGCTTTTCATCATCGTATCCGGCATACTGCGTTCCTGGCGTATCATATTCCCCTTGTTCGAACGTACATTCTCTTTATTGGAGGAAACCACTGTAATCTCGCCGATATCCGCCTGTTCAAACGCATCTATCGTTCTCGTATATACCTTTTTCCGATAAGATTCATCCTCAAGTCCCCAGTAGTTTGTCAAAACCATATTGCTTTCTTTTTCTGCATATTCATATACCGTAACCAGGTCGAGCCGGAAACGCTTTGCAATATGCTCTAATAAAACATTCAACGAACCATCCAAATCTCTCGCATGCGTCAATAGGCTAAATGCAAAATGAAGAAACTCTTTATCTGTTTCCAGTCTTCTTTCGTACTCATCCTCTGTCTCAATCCGCTCTTTGCCAAAGGTATTTTCATCGCCGATTACGGCAAACGCATAATTATTTTTCCCGGAGCGCTTGGTACGGTACATCGCGCGGTCAGCTTTTTCAAAGAGAGTTGCAAAGTTTGTTCCGTCCACACCATAAACAGATAAGCCGACACTTAATGTAATAATCCGTTCCACACCGTCACCGCTGTAACGCTTATGTACGATGCGGCATAAGCTTTCCGCCTTTTCATTTGCCTCCTGAATCGTCGTATCTTTCATGAAAACAAGGAATTCGTCTCCACCGACACGTCCTACCAGGTCCACTGCACTGAAATGTGCACGAATCTTTGATGCCACGTCCGAAATCACCGTATCACCGAATGTATGGCCAAATGTATCGTTGATTTTCTTAAAATCATCAATATCAATCAAAAACATGACGTGTGTTCCGGCCGGTTTGGTCTTTAGGAACTCTTCCACCTCATTTTTGGTCGCAACTTTATTCAAAAGATGGGTCAGCGGCTCTTTTTTTAGCTCTTCCGACATGCGTTCTTTGATTTTCTGATCGTTTGTGATGTCATAGGTTCTTCCTATAATACGAATGATAACACCCGTTCCACCCGATATACTATGATAATAGGTTCTGTGCCATACATAGGATGGTTTTTCACCTTCCGGTGCCATATTAAGCCTGTAATCCACAAATCCGGTCACTTCTTTTCCACTTGCGAACTGAATCATGCGCTCAAAGTTATGCCGGTCTT
This genomic window from Roseburia sp. 831b contains:
- a CDS encoding bifunctional diguanylate cyclase/phosphodiesterase → MLERKDEQLFPLEKADFLAQLPAGMCCYRVMEGKELWDMLFFHNANEVFYQNLGVTWEEFETKAYRIADFVDTADRCLLERNMQSAIRNPNLTFTGHYEVKHAGGKSNHVQFHFRYLDFEEKGHYLLCTCNSVEEMVENQTNLLKELDKAKQEGKKLNNLIHEMPVGMAVIKGGKDWTIETANNEFFRPAGDFVRQSIEEKTPLVELVYDADEDILLKAMEECRKAKQSGEFEIRIRTKKGSYHWVMCKCQLYYYKDAMPYYIMTDWDINDRKALEDELRLLNERYKMLEEVADELPFDFDVENRRFRIPQKYFEIGKIKDDRQEYLSYKDAVADIQEEDRHNFERMIQFASGKEVTGFVDYRLNMAPEGEKPSYVWHRTYYHSISGGTGVIIRIIGRTYDITNDQKIKERMSEELKKEPLTHLLNKVATKNEVEEFLKTKPAGTHVMFLIDIDDFKKINDTFGHTFGDTVISDVASKIRAHFSAVDLVGRVGGDEFLVFMKDTTIQEANEKAESLCRIVHKRYSGDGVERIITLSVGLSVYGVDGTNFATLFEKADRAMYRTKRSGKNNYAFAVIGDENTFGKERIETEDEYERRLETDKEFLHFAFSLLTHARDLDGSLNVLLEHIAKRFRLDLVTVYEYAEKESNMVLTNYWGLEDESYRKKVYTRTIDAFEQADIGEITVVSSNKENVRSNKGNMIRQERSMPDTMMKSITGCKFEFSGKRIGCVHFGSKMEKQDWTPVEISTLQELTRVISVFVTLRNKIKEDQKEIKHLQNRDKLTGLYNMEAFRRKVRQELLESNPKKSYALIMCDINNFSYANENFGQEVGDSILCEFGQIVSNSEGVVTSCRMYSDYFAVLMEGDNTDEIISDIYAANRKFEDYQNECYPASGMSIATGIYFIRNILVDLETAIENANLARKQSKEKNKKNGLVYEPVMRQNRDEELQVSSQFYDALENHEFEMFLQPKFDLKKNHVSGAEALARWRKPDGTLVPPIRFIPTLEKFGYITDLDFYIYEQLLIYMRKWKDSGRELFTISTNFSGKHFCGDCNKFVERVTSMIRKYDIEPKYVELEVTESILVDNVESLKACLRELKDIGFRVAIDDFGTGYSSLSVLLEIPADVVKIDKSFIDRADLESQRDFVVHMGHFIKYAKEEIIFEGIENQQQLEFLTNCDFTYGQGYLFDRPLTAREFEQKYIYA